The DNA region ATATATCATAGTGTCTTGGATCTATCACAGCAGTGATTGCgagaaactttgttctttttACTCTGATGTGTGAGTTGGTCTTCACATCAGTAAGTCTGCTAAAAAGCCTAATATTGAGGCttatagcagaaaaaaagaaattttgtatttcattgaactttttttttcccaagcaatGTTATGCAGGGTATGGCTTCTGTTTCCTACCAGATTTGCAGGAGAAGTGTAGATTGTCCAAGTATATATAGCAGTATTCATGTATAAGTTCTTATATTTAGGAAAGAAATTGAAATAATATACATAATGTAGAAGTTGTAAAGGTGATAAATGGCTTTGCAAAACAACCTATTTAAAAGTGGTAACTTTTAAGAATTCTTACTAAAGTCTTCAACGAGACTTCTTCCTCCTTGTCCTAAATTTTACTCAGTCCTTCTGAACCATATCCCTATACAAGATCTAGCACCATAGGGAGAAGATGGGGACAGTCACTGTTCTCAGTGAGGCTGTGATGTTACTTCTGATATGCAAAAAATTCAGGTTATTAGATttgtggtgtttttctttttttctttatttttcagataacaCCTCAAGAATCATCAAAAGGTCTTCACTTAGCTTCACCAGTGCAAGAACTGTTTGGTACAACTAAATCTTTTGGGTGTGGGATCAAATATATTAGTTATttaacatgttttatttattgaaatttattaaaaataaatatttaatttattgaaCATATTGAACACACATTGAACACACTAACCAACAGAAAAATACAAGAGTTTGAATTCTTAAAGAGACATTGGATAGATGTGATTTTGCTTATGGCAAAATGTATtcgaaaaatagaaaatatacttattttatatatgtatatatatttttatatgtgtgtgtgtatatatgtacatatatatatatatatatgtaaaaacagCTACTCTTAAACAGTCTCAAGAAAAAGGCATACCTGCAGAACACGGGAGCATTAAGCTCAGttaaattaaaacataattttgTGGTTTTACTCTATTTTAAATTAAAGGAGTATAATGAGTGGCTTTTTGTCTGCTGGGTAGTTCTCTGGCAGTCAAAGTGGTACTTAAGTAGTAAACTTTCTTCCTTCAAAAGATCTCCAGACTTGATCCTGCAAAACTTAGGTGAAATTCTGGTGTAAATATTTCATGCATTAAGACCTCCAAAGAGCATTATCTTCAGCATGCTTTAGCACAAGGAAAGCTGCATTGGTGTTAGCCAAGTGCAAAACTTTCACATCCTATGGAAATACGGTAACAAAACCTATAGGATGAGGCTGTGCCTCTTGGTCAGAAATTAGAGCAAATGAAGCAATCTGTTCCTGCAATGAACCTTATTTCTAAATATTaacctattttaaaatagtttatttttccaATGCATTTAATTTCTGTCTTGTATTATCTATGTTAGTTCAAGGTTGTttagaaaaacttttttctttttcctagtctATTGTATGTTAATCATCCATTTAGCTTGGCAAAAATGTAGTGAAATTTGCTATTATATTAAGAATATCTGTACCACATGCAATTGATTCAAAGTCATGTAATACATTACTGGATATGTTGTAATAGTTATTTGTCTGTTTTtgtggttggttgttttttgtttggtttgttttttttgtttgtttgaggtttttttgtttgtttgttttttgtttgtttttgaatagGCCACCAAGCCactctttgcagaaaaaaatcgGGATTTGGAAATGAATATTCTTCATCCAGATCTCTCCAGTTACATTTGCCTGGTGTTTCTACTTCACCAGATACAATAACTGTACCCAGGCATCAACCTCTTCTGGAAGTGAATGAAACTTTCTATGATAGTATCTTGGAAGTATACCAGTCTGCAGATGAGGAATGCTCCTGGAGCAATGTAACACTTGGAGACTTGTATCCAGGGATGGTAGAGACACTAACAAGGCTCATGAGAAAGCGTTTTCAGAGAAAAGTGTTTGAATATGTAATTGAACACTATAGACACAAAAGATGGCGTTCTGGAAAACCAAAACTCAGTGTCACTGTAGAGAAAATAAAAGGGTTCAGACCATTTAAATTGAAGCAAGCCTTGCCTGGCATATGCAGCAGTAGTAGCGAAGACATCCGGAATCTACGTTTTGGAAATAATGCAAATAAGAACTGTGATAGCAAGTGTTCCTTTAATTTAAATGGCCTGGTACATTATTCTCACAGTGATGCAAATGAAATGGAAACGGACTGCTCTGACTCAAATTTAGAACATGATTCAGCATCTGGTAAAGGCCAAATTGCCTCTGACCAGACTGTTCTTCCTAATGTTATGGCTAGAATGGGAGAGACATTTCTAGTTGAAGATCCATTACAGACTACTGCCTCACTGAAGAATTCAAAATGCAATGAAAGTGAAAAATTGACTTACAAATGTTCTTCAGATTACCCGTCTATAAAATCTACTGTCAATTCAGGGTCAGCAGCGCTTCATCTGGTAAAAGAGAGCAAAACTCACAAAATTGACTTTCCTTTTGATGATGCTTCAGGATCGTGCTCACCAGTTTGCAATTTCAGTAACAATGGTAACACTTTTGCACCAGTTATAAACAATTCTCTTCGAAGAACATCGAATACATTACTCAGAAATCCTGAAACAAAAATTCCTGAGAGGGGGATTTCTCTGCAGCGCAGCTACTCATTTTCCTCTTTGCCTGTGAATCTGAGTCCTTCAAAGACTCAGAAATACGAAGATGCATTTGAAGAACTCTATCGCAAACTGTGTTCCAAAGAAATTCAAAAGCCTTTGACGTTGACAAAACTGCCTTCAAGCTCACGGAAGCTTGAGGAGAAAGGAGAATTAATGAAGAATAATTTAAGTGATTCTGTGAGATCCAATGTACAGTATGACAGAGCATTTGAGAAGGTTTATCGGAAATTGTGTGGTGATAGTGTTCCAAAACTCCCTGGGCTTCAGAGAGCTTCAAACTTAATGAAATGTGAAGTAATACAGATGTCTGAAACTGTAAATGCTCTCGTTAACTCACCTGTTCGAACTTTATCTGCAATTCCTAGAGTTAAAAGACTAGCAAATGTTCAAAATGATCTGCTTTCTTCACCTGTAAAGCGACTGAAAAATATACCTGAACATTATTTTCCTACAACAGTATATCAGCAGATTTCTCCCGGGAAAACAGTTGGCATGGTTTTTTCAAGCACATGCAGTGGCAATAACCCCAGCTTTTATGACAGTCACAACTGTCAGAGTCAGGTATTGGAGGACCTTGTAAGAAAATTGTGTATTCTTTTGCTGATATTTGgagaaaggcttttaaaaaaaaaaaaaaagagttggagTTGGAAGGTCTTTAAACTAGTCAGAACATTCTGGTCCTTTTTTGTTGGTAGTGTTTGTTTTGCAAAACAGTTCAAATGTAAACTGTATCAGGTCTCCTGGATCCTCAAATTCTATGTGAGGAAACTGTCACTGTGTTTAGGAATCTTGAAAGAGGTTTTAAAATGTTCAGCAAAAGCTTTCCTCTCATTTTAATAGCCTGTGTcattacttaaaaaacaaaacaaaaaaccccaccaaacttAGACAGCAGACCTGTCAATTAAGGCATTGGAATCATTAGGCTTGtttaattaagttttaaaacaGGCCCTTAGTTCCAAGTTGCCAGTCATTTCTTCTAGCACAAGCTGTGAAGTAATACTTGAGTTTTTCTACTGACGTAATCTGTTGATGCTTTATTTTCAGGACTCTGGATTTCACACTTCTCCAGATAACACCTTTCTTGTTAGTCCTTGTACTTCTCTGCGAGGTTAGTTTCAGAGGCTTTCTGAATTAATACTTTAGCGATCACAAGCACTTATTTAAAGGGTAAATCTATAGATGTCCTCTGCAGACTCCCATTGAGATGATAGCTCTTCTGCCTCAGTAATAATTGGATGTTTAAATTTCTTTAGTATGTAAGGAATCTGCTtagaaaataatttcctgaatCACATGTTGACTGCTGTTAAGCATTTCTGTTCGTTAACTAGAAATTTTCTTACTATCTGCTGGTTTGCTGGCTATTATCTGCTAGTTTATCTGCTggtttgctctctttttttctcttaagtttATTGTTACATTTACTTTCTATATGTAAACATTCAGTAGGAAATTGTATTTTATCAACTGCATTTTTTCTGGTATCAACAGTTTCTTCCCTGACCTTGTACATAATTGTGAACTACTTGTATCTTTTTCTAATGGTAATAAATTACAAGTACTTTGAAGAAAGTTAGCTTTATACTTAAGTATATACAGTGCTCTTGAATTGTATTTGAAATTATGTTTTGTCAGAAgcttttgcattaaaatatttttgtacaatATTTTGCTGATTAGAATATGGTGATTATTATCACAGTCTTACTAGGCTAATATTTTAACAACAAATTTTAGTGTCTCTGCTACTTCTCATGGTGCTTGTGCATTTCATCCTGTTATTTTTCATCAGCAGAGTCTGGAATTGCAGATGTCCACTCTGATAGGCCTAGCACACTGCAGAATTACACCTTTCGCAGAAGTGCACAGAAATGTCACCAAAGGTAAGTGCCTCTGGAGTTTCTATtaaataaatttcaaaacaaGTTCTTGCATGTTTTACATTTATATTGCGGGCATGGAGGTTGTTGCTTATAGTCCTGCATCGTGTGTACTAGTATGATGAAAATCAGCTTGCATTCTTGGGGAGATCCCAAGCTAATAAAACCTGCAAACTTGAACACTGGGAGGCAAGTGTGTCTGGACATAACTAGCCAGAGTCCAATATGGATGGCCAACAAACAGAAGTTGCTATGATTGGTCTTACTGAGTAGCCACTCTAAGACTTATTTTCTATTCATTATAGAGATGCTTTTCATTTTAGCTATGACATAACTACAGAATTGTTTTGGTTCTGGCTATATGTTTGAACTGACAAGTCCTCTTGGATTCTTAAGATCTGGAGAGTGCAGTATATTGCCATTTAAATGGCTTTCAAAAATCAACTCCTGTCCAGGTGGGCATATTTACCTGTTTCTGCTCTGTGCCAAACCAGCAGTGGCTCTCTTTGGAATGGACCCAAGATGCTCTGTTCCTCTTCTATCGCTATCAGCAGAGTATTAACATCTCGAGAGAACGTTCCTTCCAG from Apteryx mantelli isolate bAptMan1 chromosome 1, bAptMan1.hap1, whole genome shotgun sequence includes:
- the HJURP gene encoding Holliday junction recognition protein isoform X1, with the protein product MAFDLDEQLRLSNARFAAAINRILERYNHPFEDDLLISMETLTYDTPDGPKQWGEVSTKSLKKWRKKILKHAIRSRKSAEISKQQTSGFEDERSKVHQVSYEKSSVDASDIGEESDADIVSVRRKFEDIHFQNLHDDVEMQEKVKVQVDVIVQEDARRIPKWIAITPQESSKGLHLASPVQELFGHQATLCRKKSGFGNEYSSSRSLQLHLPGVSTSPDTITVPRHQPLLEVNETFYDSILEVYQSADEECSWSNVTLGDLYPGMVETLTRLMRKRFQRKVFEYVIEHYRHKRWRSGKPKLSVTVEKIKGFRPFKLKQALPGICSSSSEDIRNLRFGNNANKNCDSKCSFNLNGLVHYSHSDANEMETDCSDSNLEHDSASGKGQIASDQTVLPNVMARMGETFLVEDPLQTTASLKNSKCNESEKLTYKCSSDYPSIKSTVNSGSAALHLVKESKTHKIDFPFDDASGSCSPVCNFSNNGNTFAPVINNSLRRTSNTLLRNPETKIPERGISLQRSYSFSSLPVNLSPSKTQKYEDAFEELYRKLCSKEIQKPLTLTKLPSSSRKLEEKGELMKNNLSDSVRSNVQYDRAFEKVYRKLCGDSVPKLPGLQRASNLMKCEVIQMSETVNALVNSPVRTLSAIPRVKRLANVQNDLLSSPVKRLKNIPEHYFPTTVYQQISPGKTVGMVFSSTCSGNNPSFYDSHNCQSQDSGFHTSPDNTFLVSPCTSLRAESGIADVHSDRPSTLQNYTFRRSAQKCHQRVSRKLSYTDGKD
- the HJURP gene encoding Holliday junction recognition protein isoform X2 — encoded protein: MAFDLDEQLRLSNARFAAAINRILERYNHPFEDDLLISMETLTYDTPDGPKQWGEVSTKSLKKWRKKILKHAIRSRKSAEISKQQTSGFEDERSKVHQVSYEKSSVDASDIGEESDADIVSVRRKFEDIHFQNLHDDVEMQEKVKVQVDVIVQEDARRIPKWIAITPQESSKGLHLASPVQELFGHQATLCRKKSGFGNEYSSSRSLQLHLPGVSTSPDTITVPRHQPLLEVNETFYDSILEVYQSADEECSWSNVTLGDLYPGMVETLTRLMRKRFQRKVFEYVIEHYRHKRWRSGKPKLSVTVEKIKGFRPFKLKQALPGICSSSSEDIRNLRFGNNANKNCDSKCSFNLNGLVHYSHSDANEMETDCSDSNLEHDSASGKGQIASDQTVLPNVMARMGETFLVEDPLQTTASLKNSKCNESEKLTYKCSSDYPSIKSTVNSGSAALHLVKESKTHKIDFPFDDASGSCSPVCNFSNNGNTFAPVINNSLRRTSNTLLRNPETKIPERGISLQRSYSFSSLPVNLSPSKTQKYEDAFEELYRKLCSKEIQKPLTLTKLPSSSRKLEEKGELMKNNLSDSVRSNVQYDRAFEKVYRKLCGDSVPKLPGLQRASNLMKCEVIQMSETVNALVNSPVRTLSAIPRVKRLANVQNDLLSSPVKRLKNIPEHYFPTTVYQQISPGKTVGMVFSSTCSGNNPSFYDSHNCQSQDSGFHTSPDNTFLVSPCTSLRESGIADVHSDRPSTLQNYTFRRSAQKCHQRVSRKLSYTDGKD